Proteins encoded by one window of Homo sapiens chromosome 10, GRCh38.p14 Primary Assembly:
- the CYP26C1 gene encoding cytochrome P450 26C1: MFPWGLSCLSVLGAAGTALLCAGLLLSLAQHLWTLRWMLSRDRASTLPLPKGSMGWPFFGETLHWLVQGSRFHSSRRERYGTVFKTHLLGRPVIRVSGAENVRTILLGEHRLVRSQWPQSAHILLGSHTLLGAVGEPHRRRRKVLARVFSRAALERYVPRLQGALRHEVRSWCAAGGPVSVYDASKALTFRMAARILLGLRLDEAQCATLARTFEQLVENLFSLPLDVPFSGLRKGIRARDQLHRHLEGAISEKLHEDKAAEPGDALDLIIHSARELGHEPSMQELKESAVELLFAAFFTTASASTSLVLLLLQHPAAIAKIREELVAQGLGRACGCAPGAAGGSEGPPPDCGCEPDLSLAALGRLRYVDCVVKEVLRLLPPVSGGYRTALRTFELDGYQIPKGWSVMYSIRDTHETAAVYRSPPEGFDPERFGAAREDSRGASSRFHYIPFGGGARSCLGQELAQAVLQLLAVELVRTARWELATPAFPAMQTVPIVHPVDGLRLFFHPLTPSVAGNGLCL; the protein is encoded by the exons ATGTTCCCTTGGGGGCTGAGCTGCCTGTCAGTGCTGGGGGCGGCGGGCACTGCTCTCCTGTGCGCGGGCCTGCTGCTCAGCCTGGCCCAGCACCTCTGGACCCTCCGCTGGATGCTGAGCCGGGACCGGGCCTCCACCCTGCCTCTGCCCAAGGGCTCCATGGGGTGGCCCTTCTTCGGCGAAACGCTGCACTGGTTAGTTCAG GGCTCGCGCTTCCACAGTTCTCGCCGAGAGCGCTATGGGACAGTGTTCAAGACGCACCTGCTGGGCAGGCCAGTGATCCGCGTGAGCGGCGCGGAGAACGTGCGCACCATCCTGCTGGGCGAGCACCGCCTGGTGCGCAGCCAGTGGCCGCAGAGTGCGCACATCCTGCTGGGCTCGCACACACTGCTAGGTGCGGTCGGCGAGCCGCACCGGCGGCGGCGCAAG GTCCTGGCGCGCGTGTTCAGCCGCGCCGCGCTGGAGCGCTACGTGCCGCGCCTGCAGGGGGCGCTGCGGCATGAGGTGCGCTCCTGGTGCGCGGCGGGCGGGCCGGTCTCAGTCTACGACGCCTCCAAAGCGCTCACCTTCCGCATGGCCGCGCGCATCCTGCTGGGGTTGCGGCTGGACGAGGCGCAGTGCGCCACGCTGGCCCGGACCTTCGAGCAGCTCGTGGAGAACCTCTTCTCACTGCCTCTGGACGTTCCCTTCAGTGGCCTACGCAAG GGCATCCGGGCAAGGGACCAGCTGCATCGGCACCTGGAGGGGGCCATTTCTGAGAAGCTTCACGAGGACAAGGCTGCAGAGCCGGGTGATGCCCTCGACCTAATCATTCACAGTGCAAGGGAGCTGGGCCATGAGCCCTCCATGCAGGAGCTGAAG GAGTCGGCTGTGGAGCTCCTCTTCGCCGCCTTCTTCACCACGGCCAGTGCCAGCACCTCGCTCGTCCTGCTGCTACTGCAGCATCCGGCGGCCATCGCCAAGATTCGGGAGGAGCTGGTGGCGCAGGGGCTGGGGCGCGCGTGCGGCTGCGCGCCCGGGGCCGCTGGGGGCAGCGAGGGGCCCCCGCCCGACTGCGGCTGCGAGCCCGACCTCAGCCTCGCGGCGCTGGGCCGTCTGCGCTACGTCGACTGCGTGGTCAAGGAGGTGCTGCGCCTCCTGCCGCCAGTGTCCGGGGGCTACCGCACCGCCCTGCGCACCTTCGAGCTCGAC GGCTACCAGATCCCCAAGGGCTGGAGCGTGATGTATAGCATCCGGGACACGCACGAGACGGCTGCGGTGTACCGCAGCCCTCCCGAAGGCTTCGATCCAGAGCGCTTCGGCGCAGCGCGCGAAGATTCCCGGGGCGCCTCCAGCCGCTTCCATTACATCCCGTTCGGCGGCGGTGCGCGCAGCTGCCTCGGCCAGGAGCTGGCGCAAGCCGTGCTCCAGCTGCTAGCTGTGGAGCTAGTGCGCACCGCGCGCTGGGAACTGGCCACACCCGCCTTCCCCGCCATGCAGACGGTGCCCATCGTGCACCCAGTGGACGGGCTGCGGCTCTTTTTCCACCCCCTCACGCCTTCGGTTGCGGGGAATGGGCTATGCCTCTGA
- the CYP26A1 gene encoding cytochrome P450 26A1 isoform 1 (isoform 1 is encoded by transcript variant 1), with amino-acid sequence MGLPALLASALCTFVLPLLLFLAAIKLWDLYCVSGRDRSCALPLPPGTMGFPFFGETLQMVLQRRKFLQMKRRKYGFIYKTHLFGRPTVRVMGADNVRRILLGEHRLVSVHWPASVRTILGSGCLSNLHDSSHKQRKKVIMRAFSREALECYVPVITEEVGSSLEQWLSCGERGLLVYPEVKRLMFRIAMRILLGCEPQLAGDGDSEQQLVEAFEEMTRNLFSLPIDVPFSGLYRGMKARNLIHARIEQNIRAKICGLRASEAGQGCKDALQLLIEHSWERGERLDMQALKQSSTELLFGGHETTASAATSLITYLGLYPHVLQKVREELKSKGLLCKSNQDNKLDMEILEQLKYIGCVIKETLRLNPPVPGGFRVALKTFELNGYQIPKGWNVIYSICDTHDVAEIFTNKEEFNPDRFMLPHPEDASRFSFIPFGGGLRSCVGKEFAKILLKIFTVELARHCDWQLLNGPPTMKTSPTVYPVDNLPARFTHFHGEI; translated from the exons ATGGGGCTCCCGGCGCTGCTGGCCAGTGCGCTCTGCACCTTCGTGCTGCCGCTGCTGCTCTTCCTGGCTGCGATCAAGCTCTGGGACCTGTACTGCGTGAGCGGCCGCGACCGCAGTTGTGCCCTCCCATTGCCCCCCGGGACTATGGGCTTCCCCTTCTTTGGGGAAACCTTGCAGATGGTACTGCAG CGGAGGAAGTTCCTGCAGATGAAGCGCAGGAAATACGGCTTCATCTACAAGACGCATCTGTTCGGGCGGCCCACCGTACGGGTGATGGGCGCGGACAATGTGCGGCGCATCTTGCTCGGAGAGCACCGGCTGGTGTCGGTCCACTGGCCAGCGTCGGTGCgcaccattctgggatctggctGCCTCTCTAACCTGCACGACTCCTCGCACAAGCAGCGCAAGAAG GTGATTATGCGGGCCTTCAGCCGCGAGGCACTCGAATGCTACGTGCCGGTGATCACCGAGGAAGTGGGCAGCAGCCTGGAGCAGTGGCTGAGCTGCGGCGAGCGCGGCCTCCTGGTCTACCCCGAGGTGAAGCGCCTCATGTTCCGAATCGCCATGCGCATCCTACTGGGCTGCGAACCCCAACTGGCGGGCGACGGGGACTCCGAGCAGCAGCTTGTGGAGGCCTTCGAGGAAATGACCCGCAATCTCTTCTCGCTGCCCATCGACGTGCCCTTCAGCGGGCTGTACCGG GGCATGAAGGCGCGGAACCTCATTCACGCGCGCATCGAGCAGAACATTCGCGCCAAGATCTGCGGGCTGCGGGCATCCGAGGCGGGCCAGGGCTGCAAAGACGCGCTGCAGCTGTTGATCGAGCACTCGTGGGAGAGGGGAGAGCGGCTGGACATGCAG GCACTAAAGCAATCTTCAACCGAACTCCTCTTTGGAGGACACGAAACCACGGCCAGTGCAGCCACATCTCTGATCACTTACCTGGGGCTCTACCCACATGTTCTCCAGAAAGTGCGAGAAGAGCTGAAGAGTAAG GGTTTACTTTGCAAGAGCAATCAAGACAACAAGTTGGACATGGAAATTTTGGAACAACTTAAATACATCGGGTGTGTTATTAAGGAGACCCTTCGACTGAATCCCCCAGTTCCAGGAGGGTTTCGGGTTGCTCTGAAGACTTTTGAATTAAAT GGATACCAGATTCCCAAGGGCTGGAATGTTATCTACAGTATCTGTGATACTCATGATGTGGCAGAGATCTTCACCAACAAGGAAGAATTTAATCCTGACCGATTCATGCTGCCTCACCCAGAGGATGCATCCAGGTTCAGCTTCATTCCATTTGGAGGAGGCCTTAGGAGCTGTGTAGGCAAAGAATTTGCAAAAATTCTTCTCAAAATATTTACAGTGGAGCTGGCCAGGCATTGTGACTGGCAGCTTCTAAATGGACCTCCTACAATGAAAACCAGTCCCACCGTGTATCCTGTGGACAATCTCCCTGCAAGATTCACCCATTTCCATGGGGAAATCTGA
- the CYP26A1 gene encoding cytochrome P450 26A1 isoform 2 (isoform 2 is encoded by transcript variant 2), translating to MKRRKYGFIYKTHLFGRPTVRVMGADNVRRILLGEHRLVSVHWPASVRTILGSGCLSNLHDSSHKQRKKVIMRAFSREALECYVPVITEEVGSSLEQWLSCGERGLLVYPEVKRLMFRIAMRILLGCEPQLAGDGDSEQQLVEAFEEMTRNLFSLPIDVPFSGLYRGMKARNLIHARIEQNIRAKICGLRASEAGQGCKDALQLLIEHSWERGERLDMQALKQSSTELLFGGHETTASAATSLITYLGLYPHVLQKVREELKSKGLLCKSNQDNKLDMEILEQLKYIGCVIKETLRLNPPVPGGFRVALKTFELNGYQIPKGWNVIYSICDTHDVAEIFTNKEEFNPDRFMLPHPEDASRFSFIPFGGGLRSCVGKEFAKILLKIFTVELARHCDWQLLNGPPTMKTSPTVYPVDNLPARFTHFHGEI from the exons ATGAAGCGCAGGAAATACGGCTTCATCTACAAGACGCATCTGTTCGGGCGGCCCACCGTACGGGTGATGGGCGCGGACAATGTGCGGCGCATCTTGCTCGGAGAGCACCGGCTGGTGTCGGTCCACTGGCCAGCGTCGGTGCgcaccattctgggatctggctGCCTCTCTAACCTGCACGACTCCTCGCACAAGCAGCGCAAGAAG GTGATTATGCGGGCCTTCAGCCGCGAGGCACTCGAATGCTACGTGCCGGTGATCACCGAGGAAGTGGGCAGCAGCCTGGAGCAGTGGCTGAGCTGCGGCGAGCGCGGCCTCCTGGTCTACCCCGAGGTGAAGCGCCTCATGTTCCGAATCGCCATGCGCATCCTACTGGGCTGCGAACCCCAACTGGCGGGCGACGGGGACTCCGAGCAGCAGCTTGTGGAGGCCTTCGAGGAAATGACCCGCAATCTCTTCTCGCTGCCCATCGACGTGCCCTTCAGCGGGCTGTACCGG GGCATGAAGGCGCGGAACCTCATTCACGCGCGCATCGAGCAGAACATTCGCGCCAAGATCTGCGGGCTGCGGGCATCCGAGGCGGGCCAGGGCTGCAAAGACGCGCTGCAGCTGTTGATCGAGCACTCGTGGGAGAGGGGAGAGCGGCTGGACATGCAG GCACTAAAGCAATCTTCAACCGAACTCCTCTTTGGAGGACACGAAACCACGGCCAGTGCAGCCACATCTCTGATCACTTACCTGGGGCTCTACCCACATGTTCTCCAGAAAGTGCGAGAAGAGCTGAAGAGTAAG GGTTTACTTTGCAAGAGCAATCAAGACAACAAGTTGGACATGGAAATTTTGGAACAACTTAAATACATCGGGTGTGTTATTAAGGAGACCCTTCGACTGAATCCCCCAGTTCCAGGAGGGTTTCGGGTTGCTCTGAAGACTTTTGAATTAAAT GGATACCAGATTCCCAAGGGCTGGAATGTTATCTACAGTATCTGTGATACTCATGATGTGGCAGAGATCTTCACCAACAAGGAAGAATTTAATCCTGACCGATTCATGCTGCCTCACCCAGAGGATGCATCCAGGTTCAGCTTCATTCCATTTGGAGGAGGCCTTAGGAGCTGTGTAGGCAAAGAATTTGCAAAAATTCTTCTCAAAATATTTACAGTGGAGCTGGCCAGGCATTGTGACTGGCAGCTTCTAAATGGACCTCCTACAATGAAAACCAGTCCCACCGTGTATCCTGTGGACAATCTCCCTGCAAGATTCACCCATTTCCATGGGGAAATCTGA